A genomic window from Anaerolineae bacterium includes:
- a CDS encoding peptidylprolyl isomerase: MSANRNDNRRWWWLAAVLALALIAAGLLVVWHPWSRPAPARYLATIETDKGSIVIELYGDIAPKTVENFVKLARQGFYDGLTFHRVVPGFVIQGGDPKGDGTGGPGYTIEAEISSLSHITGTVAMARRPDEVNPERRSSGSQFYICLAPQPHLDGQYTIFGQVVEGMDTVLRITPGDVMRRVTIREK, translated from the coding sequence ATGAGCGCGAACCGCAACGATAACCGCCGCTGGTGGTGGCTGGCCGCCGTCCTGGCGCTGGCGCTCATTGCCGCCGGCCTGCTGGTGGTCTGGCATCCCTGGTCCCGGCCGGCGCCGGCCCGCTATCTCGCCACTATCGAGACGGACAAGGGCAGTATCGTCATCGAGCTGTACGGCGATATCGCCCCCAAAACGGTGGAAAACTTCGTCAAGCTGGCCCGCCAGGGCTTTTATGATGGGCTGACCTTCCACCGGGTGGTGCCGGGCTTCGTCATCCAGGGCGGCGACCCCAAAGGGGACGGCACGGGCGGCCCGGGCTACACCATCGAAGCGGAGATCAGCTCGCTCTCCCACATCACCGGCACAGTGGCCATGGCCCGCCGGCCCGACGAGGTCAACCCTGAACGGCGCTCCAGCGGAAGTCAGTTCTACATCTGCCTGGCGCCCCAGCCCCATCTGGACGGCCAATACACCATCTTCGGGCAGGTGGTCGAGGGCATGGATACGGTCCTGCGCATCACGCCCGGGGATGTGATGCGGCGGGTGACCATCCGCGAGAAATGA
- a CDS encoding bifunctional hydroxymethylpyrimidine kinase/phosphomethylpyrimidine kinase codes for MSGIAPADLIAVVPRLSWRRIVVIGDLFLDEYIEGQATRLSREAPIPVLEFERRFYRPGGGANPASNIIALQGIAVQVGVVGDDEAGRQLLQELREAGIEPAGVVVDPSRPTTTKTRIISRGSLRFPQQLARIDRVDRRPLDPAVQEALISHLRELAPRAEALLVSDYRTSVMSDGMAQTVLEIARAHDLLTTVDSQGNLSRYKGFDLVKCNQAEAEATLGRELVTHSQIEAACRDLLDGLQTQAVVITRGPQGMAGLSRNEGFVILPAVNRSEVYDVTGAGDTVIAVLTMALAAKLPFAYALRLANYAAGLVVRKLGNATTTQRELCWAIEHW; via the coding sequence ATGAGCGGAATTGCGCCGGCCGACCTGATCGCCGTCGTGCCGCGCCTGTCCTGGCGTCGCATCGTCGTCATCGGCGACCTCTTCCTGGATGAATACATCGAGGGGCAGGCCACCCGCCTTTCCCGCGAGGCCCCCATCCCGGTGCTGGAGTTCGAGCGCAGGTTTTACCGGCCCGGCGGCGGCGCCAATCCGGCCAGCAACATTATCGCCCTGCAGGGCATCGCGGTGCAGGTGGGCGTGGTGGGCGATGACGAGGCCGGCCGTCAGCTCCTGCAGGAACTGCGAGAGGCCGGCATTGAGCCCGCCGGCGTCGTGGTGGACCCCTCGCGCCCCACCACCACCAAAACCCGCATCATCTCGCGCGGCAGTCTGCGCTTTCCCCAGCAGTTGGCGCGCATTGACCGGGTGGACCGCCGGCCGCTGGACCCCGCTGTGCAGGAAGCCCTGATCTCTCATCTTCGCGAGCTGGCCCCCCGCGCCGAGGCCCTGCTGGTCTCCGACTACCGCACCAGCGTCATGTCCGACGGCATGGCCCAGACGGTGCTGGAAATCGCCCGCGCCCATGACCTTCTGACCACGGTGGACTCCCAGGGCAATTTATCGCGCTACAAGGGGTTCGACCTGGTGAAATGCAATCAGGCGGAGGCGGAGGCGACCCTGGGGCGGGAGCTGGTGACCCATTCGCAGATCGAGGCCGCTTGCCGGGACCTGCTCGACGGCCTGCAGACGCAGGCGGTGGTCATCACGCGCGGGCCGCAGGGGATGGCCGGCCTGAGCCGGAACGAGGGCTTCGTCATCCTGCCAGCGGTCAACCGCAGTGAAGTCTATGATGTCACAGGGGCCGGCGACACGGTCATCGCTGTGCTGACCATGGCACTGGCCGCCAAGCTTCCGTTTGCTTATGCCCTGCGCCTGGCCAATTACGCCGCCGGCCTGGTGGTGCGCAAGCTGGGCAACGCCACCACCACCCAGCGGGAGTTGTGCTGGGCTATCGAGCACTGGTGA
- the ltaE gene encoding low-specificity L-threonine aldolase, translating to MDSVDLRSDTVTWPTPAMRAAMAAAEVGDDVWGDDPTVQRLERMAAERAGKEAALFVPTGTMGNLIAALVHCGRGDEIILGDKCHTFVWEAGGASTLGSIAMHPVPNLPDGTLPLTAIEAAIRPDNPHFPRTRAIFLENTHNACGGVVVPPAYFVQVREIADRHGLAVHLDGARIFNAAVALGCPITEFTQHVDSVMFCLSKGLCAPVGSMLCGTEEFIYHARRWRKALGGGMRQVGVIAAAGIVALEEMVDRLAEDHRHARILAETLAGLPGVIIDLDTVQTNIIYFRLSESVPLEPQELVARLESEYRVRIGWMKEREFRLVTHYWITPEKVEQAVRALRAVLGQV from the coding sequence ATGGATTCGGTGGATTTACGCTCGGATACCGTGACCTGGCCCACGCCGGCCATGCGCGCCGCCATGGCCGCCGCGGAAGTGGGGGATGATGTCTGGGGGGATGACCCCACGGTCCAGCGCCTGGAGAGGATGGCCGCCGAACGCGCCGGCAAGGAGGCCGCCCTCTTCGTCCCCACCGGTACCATGGGCAACCTCATTGCCGCCCTGGTGCACTGCGGCCGCGGCGACGAGATCATCCTGGGGGACAAGTGCCATACCTTCGTCTGGGAGGCCGGCGGGGCATCTACCCTGGGGAGCATCGCTATGCACCCGGTCCCCAACCTGCCGGACGGCACCCTGCCGCTGACCGCCATCGAGGCGGCCATCCGGCCGGACAATCCCCATTTCCCCCGTACCCGGGCCATCTTCCTCGAAAACACGCATAACGCCTGTGGCGGGGTCGTCGTTCCTCCCGCCTATTTCGTCCAGGTCAGGGAGATCGCGGACCGGCACGGTCTGGCGGTACATCTGGACGGCGCCCGCATCTTTAATGCGGCTGTCGCCCTGGGTTGTCCCATCACGGAATTCACCCAGCACGTTGACAGCGTGATGTTCTGCCTGAGCAAGGGGCTGTGCGCGCCGGTGGGGAGCATGCTTTGCGGCACGGAAGAGTTCATCTACCATGCCCGGCGCTGGCGCAAGGCCCTGGGAGGTGGGATGCGCCAGGTGGGAGTGATTGCCGCCGCCGGCATTGTCGCCCTGGAGGAGATGGTGGACCGGCTGGCCGAAGACCACCGCCATGCGCGCATCTTGGCGGAAACCCTCGCCGGCCTGCCAGGGGTGATCATTGACCTCGACACCGTGCAGACCAACATCATCTACTTTCGGCTGAGCGAATCCGTGCCGCTGGAACCCCAGGAACTGGTGGCGCGCCTGGAATCCGAATATCGGGTCCGGATTGGTTGGATGAAGGAGCGGGAGTTCCGCCTGGTCACTCACTACTGGATCACCCCAGAAAAGGTCGAGCAGGCGGTGCGGGCATTGCGGGCCGTCCTGGGGCAGGTGTAG
- a CDS encoding VTT domain-containing protein: MNDCASPSALQNGAQEHKRRFTLRERWAGIHWRQALPRLLMFLFAIAITLVIIMYRDTLGQFSRYGLLGIFIINVLGNATLVMPAPTIAFVFAFGSTMPAWQVGLAAGLGSTLGEIVGYMAGYAGSAIVEDRARYERVRAYMMRYGPFAIFVLAFIPNPIFDLAGIAAGTLKMPLWEFLLPCWAGKTLKMLAVAYAGAGSITFLTSLFQSF; encoded by the coding sequence ATGAATGACTGCGCAAGCCCGTCCGCGCTCCAGAACGGAGCTCAAGAACATAAACGCCGCTTCACCCTGCGGGAGCGGTGGGCCGGCATCCACTGGCGGCAGGCCCTGCCGCGCCTGTTGATGTTCCTCTTCGCCATCGCCATCACCCTGGTCATCATCATGTACCGGGATACGCTGGGGCAGTTCTCTCGCTACGGCCTGCTGGGCATCTTCATCATCAATGTGCTGGGCAACGCCACGCTGGTCATGCCGGCGCCGACCATCGCCTTCGTCTTCGCCTTCGGTAGCACCATGCCGGCCTGGCAGGTGGGGCTGGCCGCCGGCCTGGGCAGTACCCTGGGCGAGATCGTCGGCTACATGGCCGGCTATGCCGGCAGTGCCATCGTCGAGGACCGAGCGCGCTACGAGCGCGTGCGCGCCTACATGATGCGCTACGGCCCCTTCGCGATCTTCGTGCTGGCATTCATCCCCAACCCCATTTTCGACCTGGCCGGCATCGCCGCCGGCACCCTGAAAATGCCCCTGTGGGAGTTCCTGCTCCCCTGCTGGGCCGGCAAGACCCTCAAGATGCTGGCGGTGGCCTACGCCGGCGCCGGCTCCATCACCTTCCTGACCTCGCTCTTCCAATCCTTCTGA
- a CDS encoding gamma-glutamyl-gamma-aminobutyrate hydrolase family protein, with protein sequence MTHPAIGIPCARIELDADRPPVMGVQRTYIEALERAGAAPLLIPVGMPADALQALAERVDGLLLAGGEDVDPQFYGAERHPTMRHTDPLRDETEIMLTRWMVTQDRPVLAICRGHQLLNVALGGTLVQDIPSELLVACDHPRFYPSHALDELAHEVRLATDSRLFAILGQASLWVNSRHHQAVKELGQGLVATAWAPDGVVEGMELPGRRFVVSVQWHPENLLDAVPAMRRLFEAFVAEAAR encoded by the coding sequence ATGACCCATCCTGCGATCGGCATCCCATGTGCCCGCATTGAGCTGGACGCGGACCGCCCGCCGGTGATGGGCGTCCAGCGGACCTACATCGAGGCATTAGAGCGCGCCGGCGCGGCACCGCTGTTGATCCCTGTGGGCATGCCGGCAGATGCCCTGCAGGCGCTGGCGGAGCGAGTGGACGGCCTCCTGTTGGCCGGCGGCGAGGACGTGGACCCCCAGTTCTACGGGGCCGAGCGCCATCCCACCATGCGGCACACCGACCCCTTGCGCGACGAGACGGAAATCATGCTGACCCGCTGGATGGTGACCCAGGACCGCCCGGTGCTGGCCATCTGCCGGGGGCATCAGCTCCTGAATGTCGCGCTGGGAGGGACGCTGGTCCAGGACATCCCTTCTGAGCTATTGGTAGCCTGCGACCATCCCCGCTTTTACCCGTCCCACGCCCTGGATGAGCTGGCGCATGAGGTACGGCTGGCAACGGACAGCCGGCTCTTCGCCATCCTGGGGCAGGCATCCCTATGGGTCAACTCGCGGCATCATCAGGCGGTGAAGGAGCTGGGCCAGGGATTGGTCGCCACAGCCTGGGCACCGGATGGAGTGGTAGAGGGCATGGAACTGCCCGGCCGGCGGTTCGTGGTGAGCGTGCAGTGGCACCCGGAGAACCTGCTGGATGCCGTGCCGGCCATGCGCCGGCTGTTCGAAGCCTTCGTCGCGGAGGCGGCCCGATGA
- a CDS encoding YfhO family protein: MAVAWLWPLSLCVLPLLFWSGLTAGRILVGVDLFTYFYPLRDAVSSALRAGRLPLWNPYLFLGVPLFANIQAGTLYPVNLLLVGLPAPYAINAFILLHLALAGLGAYIYARWRGLERPGAWTAGVLFALGGFLSAQAEHVNQIAVSALLPWMLWCLEHAMGVERGEGPARWRPGSWFALAGLLAAAFLAGHTQSWYIALFALALDAAGHAGWRAWRAGWRRGSWYAGKWLVGRAAALGLAAGAALALCAVQLLPTLELSSLSIRGGGMSYREAVSFSLKPQLLVRAFLPGYGEMVFSEYVAYIGWIGLALAVWGLLAGQSRATVRAGAGLALAGLFLAFGGYNPFYYILYRLVPGFNLFRAPARWLVLYALGAALLAGAGLDAWLAGARPQAVWTALQRRRGVIAVGAALLLLTMGAGLATGWLERPAARTAAGWGITVILLAAVIILGRRASGFWRGIGLAGLLVVELYAAGRSLPLATPTAWDAFSSLRTAPAHLLAAGLHLRPDGRPADERDMPAGESALGDGTAHWGRGAPTFRFLSMSGIQYDPGDLADIYANWCGRLPEKAVYDLVVAAKQKEVIAPNLPLLYRIAAVDGYDGGVLPLKRYVTMQSLFLPPEDILPDGRLREQLKQVPPARLLALLNVEYVITDKVWDVWIDDVFYDLQFGATLGAGGQAEVAIENPYSFTATEIGLISYLEGCGDSPDDTVVAELRWQDAAGVWHALPVRAGRETAEGRYVAGTAHAQARVGREWGDGGADYAARLPLGGAFRPAELRVRWSGPAGCRLVVRGLSLIDGRTGAHRSLVVSDRGRFRLVHSGDVKIYRNLDNLPRAYLVGRARAVSGDEEALEVMRREAFDPGSLVLVHDAPAEDFGWAGGVPAEIQRYAPEEVVLRTRSERPAYLVLSDAFYPGWRAYVDGQEVAVYRANVMFRAVRLPAGEHTVVFRYAPASLRAGAAVSLGTLLAGAAAGIGWRLWRRRRS, translated from the coding sequence TGCGCGACGCCGTCTCATCCGCCCTGCGTGCCGGCCGGCTTCCTCTGTGGAACCCCTATCTGTTCCTGGGCGTGCCGCTGTTCGCCAACATCCAGGCCGGCACCCTCTACCCGGTGAATCTCCTGCTGGTCGGTTTGCCGGCGCCCTACGCCATCAACGCCTTTATCCTGCTTCATCTGGCCCTGGCCGGCCTGGGCGCCTATATCTACGCCCGCTGGCGCGGGTTGGAGCGGCCCGGCGCCTGGACGGCCGGCGTGCTCTTCGCGCTGGGCGGGTTCCTGAGCGCGCAGGCGGAGCATGTCAATCAGATCGCTGTGTCTGCCCTTTTGCCCTGGATGCTGTGGTGCCTGGAACATGCCATGGGGGTCGAGCGGGGCGAGGGGCCGGCCCGTTGGCGGCCCGGCAGTTGGTTCGCGCTGGCCGGCCTGTTGGCGGCCGCCTTCCTGGCCGGCCATACACAGTCCTGGTACATCGCCCTGTTCGCGCTGGCGCTGGACGCGGCCGGCCATGCGGGCTGGCGAGCCTGGCGCGCCGGCTGGCGGCGAGGAAGCTGGTACGCCGGCAAATGGCTGGTCGGGCGCGCCGCCGCGCTGGGGCTGGCCGCCGGCGCGGCGCTGGCCCTGTGCGCCGTCCAGCTCCTGCCCACCCTGGAGCTGTCCTCGCTCTCCATCCGCGGCGGTGGGATGAGCTACCGCGAGGCGGTGTCCTTCTCGCTGAAGCCCCAGCTCCTGGTGCGCGCTTTCCTCCCCGGCTATGGGGAGATGGTGTTCAGCGAATATGTGGCCTACATCGGATGGATTGGCCTGGCACTGGCCGTGTGGGGCCTGCTGGCCGGCCAATCCCGCGCGACCGTACGGGCAGGGGCCGGCCTGGCGCTGGCCGGCTTGTTCCTGGCCTTCGGCGGCTATAATCCCTTCTACTACATCCTCTACCGCCTGGTGCCCGGCTTCAACCTTTTCCGGGCGCCGGCGCGCTGGCTGGTGCTGTACGCGCTGGGCGCGGCACTGCTGGCCGGCGCCGGCCTAGATGCCTGGTTGGCCGGCGCGCGCCCCCAGGCGGTATGGACGGCGCTCCAGCGGCGGCGCGGCGTCATCGCTGTCGGGGCGGCTCTGCTTCTCCTGACGATGGGCGCCGGCCTGGCGACGGGCTGGCTGGAGCGCCCTGCCGCGCGCACGGCGGCCGGCTGGGGCATCACCGTCATTCTGCTGGCGGCCGTGATCATCCTGGGCCGTCGGGCTTCCGGCTTCTGGCGCGGCATCGGGCTGGCCGGCCTGCTGGTGGTCGAACTGTATGCCGCCGGCCGTTCCCTGCCTTTGGCGACGCCCACCGCGTGGGACGCTTTCTCCTCCCTGCGCACAGCGCCGGCGCACCTGCTGGCCGCCGGCCTGCACCTCCGGCCGGACGGCCGGCCGGCGGATGAGCGCGATATGCCGGCGGGGGAAAGCGCGCTGGGGGATGGGACCGCCCATTGGGGGCGCGGCGCGCCGACCTTCCGCTTCCTGAGCATGTCGGGCATCCAGTACGACCCGGGCGATCTGGCCGATATCTACGCCAACTGGTGCGGCCGGCTCCCCGAAAAGGCCGTCTATGACCTGGTGGTGGCGGCCAAGCAGAAGGAGGTCATCGCGCCGAACCTGCCCCTGCTGTACCGCATTGCGGCCGTGGATGGCTATGATGGCGGCGTGCTCCCGCTCAAGCGCTATGTGACCATGCAGTCGCTGTTCCTGCCGCCGGAGGATATCCTGCCGGACGGCCGGCTGCGCGAACAGCTCAAGCAGGTGCCGCCGGCCCGCCTGCTGGCCCTGCTGAACGTCGAATACGTCATCACCGATAAGGTCTGGGATGTCTGGATAGACGACGTCTTTTATGACCTGCAGTTTGGGGCAACGCTGGGCGCCGGCGGGCAAGCGGAGGTCGCGATAGAGAATCCCTACAGCTTCACCGCTACCGAAATTGGCCTCATCTCGTACCTGGAGGGGTGTGGGGATAGCCCGGACGACACCGTGGTGGCGGAACTACGCTGGCAGGATGCGGCCGGCGTCTGGCATGCCCTGCCGGTGCGCGCCGGCCGGGAGACCGCCGAGGGCCGCTACGTCGCTGGCACAGCGCATGCCCAGGCCCGGGTGGGCCGAGAGTGGGGGGACGGCGGGGCGGATTATGCGGCGCGCCTGCCGCTGGGCGGCGCGTTCCGGCCGGCGGAACTGCGGGTGCGCTGGAGCGGGCCGGCCGGGTGCCGGCTGGTGGTGCGCGGCCTCTCCTTGATTGACGGCCGGACCGGCGCCCACCGGAGCCTGGTGGTCTCCGATAGGGGGCGGTTCCGACTGGTGCATTCCGGCGACGTCAAGATATACCGCAACCTGGATAACCTGCCGCGCGCCTATCTGGTGGGGCGGGCGCGGGCCGTCTCGGGCGACGAGGAGGCGCTGGAGGTCATGCGGCGGGAGGCTTTTGACCCCGGTTCGCTGGTGCTGGTCCATGACGCGCCGGCGGAGGACTTCGGCTGGGCCGGAGGCGTGCCGGCGGAGATCCAGCGCTACGCGCCCGAAGAGGTGGTACTGCGCACCCGTTCGGAACGGCCGGCCTACCTGGTGCTGAGCGATGCCTTTTACCCGGGCTGGCGGGCCTATGTGGATGGGCAAGAGGTGGCTGTGTATCGGGCGAACGTGATGTTCCGCGCCGTGCGCCTGCCGGCCGGCGAGCATACGGTGGTCTTTCGCTACGCGCCGGCCAGCCTGCGCGCCGGCGCCGCGGTGAGCCTGGGGACACTGCTGGCCGGCGCCGCCGCTGGGATCGGATGGCGGCTGTGGCGGCGCCGTCGGAGTTGA
- a CDS encoding glutamate racemase, which produces MSDDRPIALFDSGVGGLSVWRAVRELLPQEGLIYLGDTAHIPYGRRSHAEIESYAHEIVRFFVEELEAKLVVVACNTASAASLQSLRARYPVPIVGMEPAVKPATERTRRRRVGVIATQATIQATVFARLVERFANGVEVWTQACPGLVEAVEEGRLEDAGTIALLREYLSPMLKAGIDELVLGCTHYPFLMPTLRQVVGPDVDIIDPAPAVARQVGRVLDMHGLRADPLSAGSTRFFCTGDVQRFRQTAERLVGPIGEVYPLIWENGRLRMAPAGSFTSAR; this is translated from the coding sequence ATGAGCGACGACCGGCCCATCGCCCTGTTCGATTCGGGCGTGGGAGGGTTATCCGTCTGGCGCGCCGTGCGGGAGCTACTGCCGCAGGAAGGGCTGATCTACCTGGGGGACACGGCCCATATCCCGTACGGCCGGCGCTCCCACGCCGAGATCGAGAGCTACGCCCATGAGATCGTGCGCTTTTTCGTGGAAGAGCTGGAAGCCAAGCTGGTGGTGGTGGCCTGCAACACCGCTTCGGCGGCCAGCCTGCAGAGCCTGCGGGCCAGGTACCCGGTGCCGATCGTGGGGATGGAGCCGGCGGTCAAGCCGGCCACCGAACGCACGCGCCGGCGGCGCGTGGGGGTGATCGCCACCCAGGCCACCATCCAGGCCACGGTCTTCGCCCGGCTGGTGGAACGCTTCGCCAATGGGGTCGAGGTCTGGACGCAGGCCTGCCCGGGCCTGGTGGAAGCGGTGGAGGAAGGCCGGCTGGAGGATGCCGGCACGATCGCCCTCCTGCGCGAGTACCTTTCCCCCATGCTGAAGGCCGGTATTGATGAACTGGTGCTGGGGTGCACCCATTATCCCTTTCTGATGCCGACCCTGCGCCAGGTGGTTGGCCCGGACGTGGATATCATTGACCCGGCGCCGGCGGTGGCGCGCCAGGTGGGCCGGGTGCTGGATATGCACGGCCTGCGCGCCGATCCGCTGTCCGCTGGGAGCACGCGCTTCTTCTGCACCGGGGATGTACAGCGCTTCCGCCAAACCGCGGAGCGGCTGGTCGGGCCGATCGGCGAGGTGTATCCATTGATCTGGGAGAACGGCCGGCTGAGGATGGCGCCGGCCGGCAGTTTCACCAGTGCTCGATAG
- a CDS encoding ribonuclease Z, which produces MFELVFLGTSASAPSVRRGLSSAVVLYKEYRFMIDCGEGTQRQLLQSGLGFKRLDKILLTHGHLDHILGLGGLASTFARWEMIPRLEIYGGAWALERVRALMQVVFGAGTPPIEIVYVEIRPGVVMADEHFEIIAFPVMHRESGSLGYTFQERPKRRFLNDKAEALGVPAGPERRRLVQGEPITLADGRIVTPDEVLGPEEPGAKLVFVGDAGEVESLVEPARGADALVIEATYLEEEREMARRFGHITARQAAELAVAAGVRELILTHISRRYTVQQVLEEARQVFPAVRVARDFDGFRITRDKPITLVRYPISAGEEPEESKTPS; this is translated from the coding sequence ATGTTCGAACTAGTCTTCCTCGGCACATCGGCATCCGCCCCCTCCGTCCGCAGAGGGCTTTCCTCCGCTGTGGTGCTGTATAAAGAATACCGCTTCATGATCGACTGCGGTGAGGGCACCCAGCGTCAGCTCCTTCAGAGCGGCCTCGGCTTCAAACGGCTGGACAAGATCCTGCTGACCCACGGGCACCTGGACCACATCCTGGGGCTGGGCGGACTGGCCTCGACCTTCGCGCGCTGGGAGATGATCCCGCGGCTGGAGATTTACGGAGGCGCCTGGGCGCTGGAGCGGGTGCGGGCGCTGATGCAGGTGGTTTTCGGCGCCGGCACTCCCCCCATCGAAATCGTCTATGTCGAGATCCGCCCCGGCGTCGTCATGGCTGATGAGCACTTCGAGATCATCGCCTTCCCGGTAATGCACCGCGAGAGCGGAAGCCTGGGCTATACCTTTCAGGAGCGGCCCAAGCGCCGCTTCCTGAACGACAAGGCGGAGGCGTTGGGCGTGCCGGCCGGCCCCGAACGCCGCCGGCTGGTGCAGGGCGAACCCATCACCCTCGCCGACGGCCGCATCGTCACGCCGGATGAGGTGCTGGGACCCGAGGAGCCGGGCGCCAAGCTGGTCTTCGTCGGGGATGCCGGCGAGGTCGAAAGCCTGGTGGAGCCGGCGCGCGGCGCCGACGCCTTGGTCATCGAGGCGACCTACCTGGAGGAAGAGCGCGAGATGGCCCGCCGCTTCGGCCACATCACGGCGCGGCAGGCCGCCGAACTGGCAGTGGCCGCCGGCGTGCGGGAACTCATCCTGACGCACATCTCGCGCCGCTACACCGTCCAGCAGGTGCTGGAAGAGGCGCGCCAGGTCTTCCCCGCGGTACGCGTGGCGCGCGATTTCGACGGCTTCCGCATCACCCGCGACAAGCCCATCACCCTGGTGCGCTACCCGATCTCCGCCGGCGAGGAGCCAGAGGAATCCAAAACCCCATCGTAG